One Paracidovorax avenae ATCC 19860 genomic region harbors:
- a CDS encoding efflux transporter outer membrane subunit, translated as MQATYRARPGMRPLLCAAAAAALLAGCSFIPTYERPAAPVPAAYPAAGAAAPAGARAAADIDWREYFADPRLQRLIALALENNRDLRVAALNIEQARAQFQIQRAGQFPTVNAAVNASRQPSTTTGQYVNNYQVGLAVSAWEIDFFGRIAALKEQALAQYFATEEARRATQISLVASVATGWFNLLADEELLDISRRTLQTRDESVQLTKLRLENGVSSELDYSQAQGLAQAARATFAQQQRQRLQDENALALLLGQPLPQEIASTLDARTRLADAPAMPSLPAGLPSDLLVRRPDIRQAEQQLVAANANIGAARAAFFPRISLTASAGTVSNELSGLFKGGSWAFSLAPQLALPIFDGGRNQATLDSARVGRDIAVAQYEKSIQTAFREVSDALAGQATLGEQFAAQRAQATADAKRFELSDLRYRNGVASYLDLLDAQRSLFTSEQLVVQTRLLQLQNQVALYKVLGGGWTAAQEAPASGGGTAAAPNS; from the coding sequence ATGCAAGCAACCTACCGCGCACGCCCCGGCATGCGCCCCCTCCTCTGCGCAGCCGCCGCTGCGGCGCTGCTCGCCGGCTGCAGCTTCATTCCCACCTACGAGCGCCCGGCGGCGCCGGTGCCCGCGGCCTATCCGGCCGCAGGCGCGGCGGCGCCGGCCGGCGCCCGGGCCGCTGCGGACATCGACTGGCGCGAGTACTTCGCCGATCCGCGGCTGCAGCGCCTGATCGCGCTGGCACTGGAGAACAACCGCGACCTGCGCGTGGCCGCGCTCAACATCGAGCAGGCCCGTGCTCAGTTCCAGATCCAGCGCGCAGGGCAGTTCCCCACGGTGAACGCCGCGGTGAACGCATCACGCCAGCCGAGCACCACGACCGGCCAGTACGTCAACAACTACCAGGTCGGTCTGGCAGTTTCTGCCTGGGAGATCGACTTCTTCGGCCGCATCGCCGCGCTCAAGGAACAGGCCCTGGCGCAGTACTTCGCGACCGAGGAGGCCCGCCGCGCCACCCAGATCAGCCTGGTGGCCTCCGTGGCGACCGGCTGGTTCAACCTGCTGGCCGACGAGGAACTGCTCGACATCTCGCGCCGCACGCTGCAGACGCGGGACGAGTCCGTGCAGCTCACGAAACTGCGGCTCGAGAACGGCGTGAGCTCCGAGCTCGACTACAGTCAGGCCCAGGGGCTGGCGCAGGCGGCACGCGCCACCTTCGCGCAGCAGCAGCGCCAGCGCCTGCAGGACGAGAACGCGCTCGCCCTGCTGCTGGGCCAGCCGCTGCCGCAGGAGATCGCCTCCACGCTCGATGCACGCACGCGCCTGGCCGACGCACCCGCCATGCCGTCGTTGCCCGCCGGCCTGCCGTCCGACCTGCTGGTACGCCGCCCCGACATCCGCCAGGCAGAGCAGCAGCTCGTGGCCGCCAATGCCAACATCGGCGCAGCCCGGGCCGCGTTCTTCCCGCGGATTTCGCTCACGGCGAGCGCCGGCACCGTCAGCAACGAGCTGTCGGGCCTGTTCAAGGGCGGCTCCTGGGCCTTCTCGCTGGCGCCGCAGCTGGCGCTGCCGATCTTCGACGGTGGCCGCAACCAGGCCACGCTGGACTCTGCTCGCGTAGGCCGCGACATCGCCGTGGCGCAGTACGAGAAATCGATCCAGACGGCTTTCCGCGAAGTGTCGGATGCGCTGGCGGGCCAGGCCACGCTGGGCGAGCAGTTCGCCGCGCAGCGTGCGCAGGCCACGGCCGATGCCAAGCGCTTCGAGTTGTCCGACCTGCGCTACCGCAACGGCGTGGCGAGCTACCTCGACCTGCTGGACGCGCAGCGCTCGCTGTTCACGTCGGAGCAACTGGTTGTACAGACGCGGCTCCTGCAGTTGCAGAACCAGGTCGCGCTGTACAAGGTGCTCGGCGGCGGCTGGACGGCCGCCCAGGAGGCCCCGGCCTCGGGTGGCGGCACGGCGGCGGCGCCGAACTCCTGA